The genomic DNA TGTCGGTCTGGGCATCCGCCGCGGTGGCAGCGGAGAGGCAGAGCAGGAGAACGAGGTAGCGCATGGGTCAGACGGTGGTGGCTACCAGATGCGCCTCTGGAATGGGCGCCTCGGGCGTGGCGCGGGCGCGCCAGAGGCCGTAGGCCGCGATGTATCCGTAGCAGAGCGTGAGGAGCAGGAACGCGGGCTGCACGCCGGCCGAGTCCGCCAGGAGCCCGTAGAGCGGCGGGATGATCGCGCCGCCCACGATGGCCGTGCAGAGGATGCCCGAGCCCTGCGCGGTGTTCTCGCCCAGCCCGTCGATGGCGAGCGTAAAGATGGTCGCGAACTGGATGGAGTTGCACAGCCCGACGGCCAGGATCGCCACCATCGCGACGGCGCCAGAGGACGAGACGCTGAGCGCGATCAGGGCGATGGCCGCGCCGGAGAACAGCGCCAGAAGCCGTCCGGGCGAGACGAACTGGAGGAGCGCCGAGCCCACGAACCGGCCGATCATCGCGCCGCCCCAGTAGAGCGCCACGAACGTGCCCGCCAGCCGCTCCACGTTGAACGTCTCGAAGTCGCCGCCGGAGAGGAAGCCCGCGATACCCGCGAGTCCCGGGCTCTCCCGCACCAGCGCGGCCACGTCCAACTCTAGGAAGTAGTTGACGAGGTAGCTGCCAATCGCGACCTCGGCGCCGACGTAGACGAAGATGCCGAGGGCGCCCCACATCAGCGCGCCAGAGGCCCGCGCGGCGCGGTAGCTGCCCGCGATGTGCCCGTCGCCCTCCAGGATCGTCGGCAGCTTGAACAGCGCGAAGCCGACGGCGATAGCGGCGAGGATGACCGCGAGGACGATGAACGGCGTCTGCACCGTCCCCGCCTCCGCCGCGAAGTAGGCCGCCTTGGCCTGGGGTGACATCGCGCCGATCTCGTCCGAGGTGAGGACCGTGTTGCCCAGGATGAACGCCGCGCCTACGAGCGGCGCGATGGTGGTCCCGAGCGAGTTAAACGCCTGCGCGAGGTTGAGCCGGGACGAGGCGGTGCGCGCCGGTCCGAGCGCGGCCACGTACGGGTTCGCGGCCACCTGCAGAACCGTGATGCCGCCCGCGAGCACGAACATCGCGAGCAAGAACAGCGGGTACACCCGGATCCCCGCCGCCGGCACGAACAGCAGGCACCCCGCCCCCATCGCGAGCAGCCCCACGACCACGCCGCGCTTGTAGCCGATCCGCGCGATGAGGTTGCCGCTCGGGATGGAGACGATGAAGTACGCCGCGAAAAACGCGAACTGCACCAGCGCCGCCTCGAAGTAGCTCAGCTCGAAGACCGCTTTCAGCCGGGGCACGAGCGCGTCCACCATCACGGTGATGAACCCCCAGATAAAGAAGAGGCTCGTGACGACGATAAACGGCGTCCGGTAGCGGGCGGCGGGCGTGGCGCCGGGGGCCTCTGGCGCGCTCTGTGGCTGCGAGGGCGAGGTCGTGCTCATCGGCGCGGGACGTCGGCGAGGAACCGGACGGGGCCGATCACCTCGAACGTGGCCTCTTGGTCATCGATCATGACGCTGAACGTGCCCGGCTCCACGACCGGCCGGCCGTCCAGTCCGATAAAGGCGAGGTCCTCTGGCGTGAGCGTGAAGCGGACGGTTTCGGACTCGCCCGGCTCCAGGTCCACGTCTGAGAAGTCGCGCAAGCGGCGAACGTGGGGCGTGAGGCTCGCGAAGTGTTGGCGCGAGAAGAGGAGAACGGCGTGGCGTCCCGCGCGGTCGCCCGTATTCGTGATCGTCACCTCCACGTCCACCTCGCCGTCCGTCCCGATCTCGGCCTCGCTCGTGCTCAGGCCGCTGGCGGCGAACGTCGTGTAGCTGAGTCCATCGCCAAACTCGAACTGCGGCACGAAGCCGTCGGGGATGCGGGTGAAGCCGACGCCAAGCGCCTCGGGGTACTTGTGGTCGTAGGCAGTGATGCCGTTGGGGCCATCGGGGTAGGTCATCGAGAGGCGGCCGCTCGGGTTGACCTCGCCGAAGAGCGTCTCGGCGAGCGCTTCGGCGCCCTCGCTGCCGGGCCAGTAGCCCATCACGACCGCCTGCACGCCGCTGGCGATGCGGTTGATGAGCCGCGGGCGCCCTTCGAGAAGGACGAGCACGACTGGCGTGCCCGTCGCGATGACGGCCTGCGCGAGGTCGAGCTGGGCGTCGGGCAGCGCGAGGTCCTCGATGTCACCGACCCACTCGGCGTAGCCGGTTTCGCCGAGTGCGAGAACGACCACGTCGGCCTCTTGCGCGGCGGCGACGGCGGCCTCCACGTCGTCCGCGTCGGTCCACGTCGCGCCTCTGGCGTAGCTCGCGCCAGCGGCCCGGGTGCGGATGGCGTCGAGCAGCGTCGGCGAGCCCTCGGGGAAGAACTGGTCGTCGGTCCCCTGCCAGGTGTAGCTCCAGCCGCCGTGGAGCGCCGTCAGGTCGTCGGCAGCGGGGCCGATAACGGCGACCTTTGCCTCTGGCGCCAGAGGCAAAATGGCGCCCTCGTTCTTGAGCAGCGTGATGGACTGGCGCGCGGCTTGGCGGGCCGCTTCGGTATGCGCGTCCGTCCCCACGTCGCCCGCGAGGGCGGGGTTGGGGTGCGGCTCGTCGAAGAGGTGGAGCTTCTCCTTGAGCGTGAGGATGCGCCGCACGGACTCGTCGACGCGGCTTTCAGGGATCGTGCCCTCCTCCACGAGTTCGACCAGCAGGTCGGTGAAGTCGTAGTCGTAGGGCGTCATGCTGATGTCGATGCCCGCCTCCACAGCCATCCGCACGGCGTCCTTCATCGTCGGAGCGACGCGGTGGCGGGTGTGGAGGAAGATGATGTCTTCCCAGTCCGTGACGGCCACGCCCTCGAAGCCAAGTTCGCCGCGCAGCACGTCGGTCAGCCAGTACTGACTGGCGTGGACGGGCACGCCGTCGATCTCGCCGGAGTTGATCATCACCGTCATTGCGCCCGCCTCCACGGCGGCGGCGAATGGCGGGAGGTGCCGCTCGCGGACGACGCGCATGGAGCCCTCGATAGGCGTCCGGTCTTTGCCGGAGATCGGGCCGCCGTAGCCCAGGTAGTGCTTCATCGTGGCCGCGATCTCGCCAGAGGCCTGGAGACCGCGGATCGTCGCGGCGCCCAGTTCGCCCGCGAGAAAGGGGTCCTCGCCGAACGTCTCGTAGAAACGCGGCCAGAGCGGCTGGCGACCTACGTCCATGACGGGTGCGAAATTCCACGTCAACCCGGCGGCGGCGCTCTCCGAGGCGGTCACGATGCCCGCCTGCTCGGCGAGGTCGCGGTCGAACGTCGCGCCCATGCCGACGCCGTGCGGAAAGATGGTCCCGCCGACGACGTAGTTGGCGCCGTGGACGTTGTCGATGCCGTACAGGACGGGAATACCGAGGCGCCCTTCTTCGAGCGCGACGGTCTGGATCTCTCGCAGCAGCGCGTGCCACCCCTCGACGGGCAGCGCGTCATCGTGGACGTTGATGATGGAGCCAATGCCGCGGTCGACGACGGCCTCGCGGAGTTTGGCGGCGTCCATCTCGACCCGGCCGCTCCCTTGCGACGGGGCCACCGCGAGAGGCGTAAGCGTGAGCTGCGTCATCTGGCCGACCTTCTCCGCCAACGTCATCTGCGAGAGGAGCGACTCGACGCGGTCGGACGGGGTGAAGTCAGCGGGTTGCGCCTGAGCGGCGGCCACGGCCAGGGTCATGAGGAGAGGTGCGAAGCGATGCATGAAGGAGGGATCGGGGGCGCCAGAGGCTAGCGGGTGAGGAGCACGCGGCGGACCTGGACGGCGTCGCCTGCCTGGAGGCGGACGAGGTAGACGCCGCTACTGAGGCCGCTGGCGTCGAAGCGGACGGTGTGGGCGCCCGCGTCCTGCGGGCCGTCGGCGAGAGTGGCCACGCGGCGGCCGGTCACGTCGAGCACGTCGAGGCGGACGGCCCCTGGCGTTGCGAGGCGGTAGGTGAGCGTCGTGGCGTCCGAGAAGGGGTTGGGCGCAGCGGGGCCGAGGCGCGGAGCGCCAGAGGCCTCTGGCGCGTCGTCCGTCCCGACGACAGCGGCCAGTTCGACGCCGAGATAGTCCACGTGCATGTAGCCCCAGAAGCGCTCCATGCGGATGGTGTTGGCGCCCGCCTCCAGGTCGAGCGTGACGCGGCGCTGGAGCCACTGGTTGTCCGGGCCGGTAAAGCGGACGGATGTAGAATCGCCGTCTACGACGAGGTACTGCGTCTTCTCCCCGAAGGGCAGCCGGTAGCCGACTGTCACGGTCGCAGGGCCTGCGCGGACGGCGTCCACGGTCCAGACGAGCGTGCCGCCGTTCTCGCCGTTCATCTCGGCGTAGCTCCCGCCGCTGGCGCTGGACTCGCTGACGGTCGCGATGTCGCCAGAGGCCTGGGCGGCCTCGGCCTCGTAGCGCTGGAACGATGCCGCTGGTGCGATGAGGACGGGGTAGTCCCCCGTCGAGACGACGAGCCCGTCGCTGTCGGTGGCGATGGCGGTGAGGACGTGCTCGCCCGCTTCGGCACCGCTCCACGCCGCGGTGAACGGCGCCGCGGCGTCGGTCGCCAGAGGCTCGCCGTCGAGGACGAACTGGACGCTCGCGACGGTTCCGTCGGAGTCCGTCGCCTCGGCGGTGAGGGTAAGGTTCACGCCCGGCACGTAGATGGCCTGGAGGCCGGGGTTGGCGAACGCGACCTCTGGCGGCTGGAGCGCGGATTCGAGCCCGTAGACCTCCATCTCGAAGAGCGAGAACCCGTAGCGCTGGCCGCTGATGGTCACGCGGTCCAGCCCGTGCATCCGCACGAAGCGGCCGCTGGCGGGCGTGGCGAACGTGATCTCATCCGTCCCGCCGTCGCCGCTGCGCTCCTCATAGACCGAGCGCCAGAGGTGGCCGTCGTAAGACACCTCGATGTCGTACGACGCGCCGTAGGCGGCTTCCCAGGAGAGGACCACGCGCGCGATGTCGTAGGCCTGGCCGAGGTCGACGGCGATCCACTCGTCGTTGGGGTCGTCGTCGAGTTGCTCGTCGGCGGTCCCGCCAGAGGCGCCGTCGTTCCAGGCGCTGGCCCAGCGCGTGGTGGGGTCGCCGTCCACGGCGCCCTCAGGCACGCGGTCTACGCCGCAGCAGGTCTCGTAGGTGGAGGCCGTGACGGGACCGTTCAGGGCGCGGTTGACCTCGCTCGGCTCCAGCACGCTGACGGTGACGGAAGCTGTCTCCGTATTCGTGGCGTCGTCCACGTCCGTCGCGACGAGGGTGTAGGTCGTTGTGGCCTCTGGCGAGACGGCGAGTACGCCAGAGGCGTCGACCGGGCTGCCGTCGAGCGTGACCGTCGCGTTGCTCGTGGACCATTCCAGCGTGCTCGTTTGTCTTGCTTCGATGCCCTCGGGAGAGGCCGTGAAGCTCAGGAGGCGGAAGCCGGGGTCGATGTCCACGTCCTCGGGGTGGAGATCGAACATCGTCTGGGTGGATTCCAGGATGCGCGGCCAGTTGACGACGCCTTCGGCGCTGACGGGGTAGTTGAACCACTGCCACCCAAGCGCTCCCGCGTAGCCGGTGTCGTAGAGCGTCGTGTAGAGGTCCCCGTACGGCACCCCATAGACGGCGTCGTTGTTGCCGTCACCGCCTCCGTTGCTCCCGCCGAGGTAGAACTCTGCCATCACGATGGGCTTGTCCAGCCCCCAGTAGTTGGCCGGGTGGTGGAACGGCGACAGCGCCGTCCCCCCCCACTCGTAATAGTGGACGCTGTAGAAGTCGAGCGTGCCGTCGGGGTCGCCTCCAGCGGCAACGAGGCGGGCGTCGGCGTAGTAGTTCATGTCCGGCTGGCCCTCCTGCGAGAGCCGGTCAGACGAAGCGCGGAAGCTCCACGAGCCGTTGGTGACGAGCACTCCAGGGGCCGCGCGGTGGATCGCGCCGACGGTCTGGTTCACGAACCGCTGGACGTCGGCCATGCCGACGCGCTCGGGCGTCCAGCCGAACTCGCGCGTCATCCCCTCGGGCTCGTTGAAGATCTCCCAGGCGATGATGGCCGGGTGGTCCTCCAGCGCGTCCACCATCGGTACGAGGGCGTTGTCGATGTACGTCTGCGTCAGGGCCGCGCTCTCGAGCAGCGCGCGGTTCTGCGCCAGCTTGGTCGCTGAGCGCCCGGACTGGAGCATGTCGAAGGACCAGAGGCAGAGCTTGAGCCCGATCTCGTTCTCCCACGCGAGGTCCAGGATGGCCTGCAGATCCTCGATGGTCCCCTCGCCCGGCCCGGTGATCACGCCCGTCTCGGTAGCGCTGTACGCTGGCGACGCGTCCCCCGTCGTGTGGAGCCAAAGGCGCATCGCGTTGCCGCCGCTCGCGTGAAGCTCTTGGAAGATGGTCTCGAACTGCGCGAGGTCGGTGTTTCCTGGGCCGATGTCGCGCGAGAAGTCTACCCAGGCCACGTTGCCGCCGCTTAGCCAGAAGTCCTGGTCGTTGAACGCGATGGTGCTCTGCGCCGCCGCTGGCGCGGCGCCAGCGGCGAGAAGCGTCAGGAAGAAAGAAGCGAGGATCCGGCGGAACATGATGGGCGGGAGTACGGGCGAGAGCAGCGGGGTGGACCTACTGCTCGTAGAGATCGGGCAGGTCGCCTTCGAGCCAGACGAAGTCGCGTGAGGCGAAGCGCCGGAAGTCCTCGGCGTCGGCGCCGGCGGGGTGTGGGCCGAAGTAGTGCGTCGTGCTCTGGCCGCTGGCGGCGCGGGCTTCGGCGTTGGCGTTGCGCCAGACGAGCGCGTAGGCGATGCGCCGCGCGTCGGGGTCGGACTCGATGGCGCGCAAGAGGCGGTTCGTCCACCAATCCGCGTCGGGCACGCCTTCCAGGCCCGTTTCGCTGAGCACAGCGAGCTTGCCTCTGGCGTCGGCCATGCGGACGACCATCCCGAGGCGGCGCGTCATGTCGGCGACGGTTGAATCGGAGCGGAGCGCCTGGTAATCGTCCGAGCCGAGCACGTCCACGTAGTCGTCGCCGGGGTAGCGCTCCAGGTACTCCGCCTCAGTCTGGAAGACGTCGGGCGAGTACACGTAGAGCAGGTTGTGCAGCCCTTTCTCGTCGCGGAGGTACTCGACGGTGAAGCGCCAGAGGCCCGTGTACTCCTCCACGGTCGAGAGGTCGCGGCCCCACCAGAACCAGCTTCCGGTGTGCTCGTGGTAGGGGCGGAAGAGGATGGGAATGGGTCGGCCGTTGGCATCGCGGAGGCCGTCCACGAAGGACGCGAACGTGTCGAGCCAGGATCGGAATTCCTCATGCTTCTCCCCCCCTGGCAGAGCCGCGTAGACGGCGCGCGTGGTGTCCCAGGTGTTGCCGCCCGAGACGGGGTTCGCCATGTGCCACGCGAGCGTGATGACGCCACCTCTTGCGTGGCCCTCGCGGATCCACCGCTGCATGTTCTGGAAATCCACGCCGTCGAGGTTGGCAGCGTTGCCGAGTTCGAGGTCGCCGAGCTCCCAGCCGTAGACGGCGGGGTAGTCGCCTGCGGTCTCTTTCACGTCCGAGCGGCCCGGCTCGTTCACCCACTCCACGCCGTACGCGAGGTCGTCCTGGTGTCCGAAGAGGACGCGGTCGGGCGCGATCCGCTGGAGGTTGGCATAGAGCGCGCGCGTCTCTGCCGTCGCATTCGGGTCCACGAGGTCTGGGCCCTCGGCCTCTGGCGCCAGAGGCGGCGTAGAGGCGCAGGCAGCGAGGCTCGCGGCGAGCGCGAGGACCGCCAGAGCACGAGAGAAGGAACGAGGCAACATCGGCGGGCTAGGGCGTGCTCCCGGGGAGCGTGTACAGGTCAGGCAGTTCGTCCTCGAAGAGCACGAAGTCGTCCTGGTAGAAGCGGACGAAGTCGGGCGCGCTGGGGTGGCCGGGGAACGGCGCGTAGAAGTGGTCCGCGCGGTCGCCGTCCGGGTTGGCGTTGCGCCAGACGAGCGCGTAGGCGATCCTGCGCGTCATCGCGTCGGTCTTGATGGCGGGCAAGAGCACGTTCGTCCACCACATGGAATCCGGTACGGTCTCCACGCCGGTCTCGGTCAGCGCGGCCAGCTTGCCGCGCTCCGTTGCCAGCTCGCCGACCGTCCGCAGACGCATCGCGAACGTGTCGCGCGAGGCGACGGTCTTGACGCTGTGGTAGTCGTCGAAGCCTAAGATGTCGATGATGTTATCGCCGGGATACCGCTCCAGGTACTCCTCGCGGCTGTCGAAAACATCAGTGGAGTAGGCGTACAGCAGGTTGTGGACCTCCTTTTCGTCGCGGAGGTACTCGGCCGTGAAGCGCCAAAGGCCGGTGAACTCCTCGACCGTGCTGTGGGCGCGCCCCCACCAGAACCAGTCGCCGGTGTGCTCGTGGAACGGGCGGAAGATGACGGGAACGGGCTCATCGGAACCCTCTGGCGTCAGCGTTTTCAGGAACGCCGCGAGTTCGTCCAGTGCGCCCCGGTACAGGTCGTGGCGCTCGCCGCCGGGCAGAATGGCGTAGACGGCGCGCGTCGTGTCCCAGGAGTTGGTCCGCGCGACGGGGTTCTCCATGTGCCAGCACAACTCCACGACGCCGCCTCTGGCGTGGCCGTCCAGAATCCAGGTGCGGAGTTCAGCCTGGCGCTCGGGGTCGGGCTGGTCCAGCCGGTTGCGGCGGAAGAGGCGGCTCACGTCCCAGCCGTATACGGCCGGATAGGATCCGGCGGTCTCCTTCACGTCGGAGCGTCCGGGCTCGCCACGCCACGTCGTGCCGTACGCGAGGTCATCGTGGTGCCCGAAGAGTACGTGGTCGGGCGAGATCTGAAGCAGGTTCGCAAACAGCGCCTGCGTTTGGGGTAGCGCGTCAGGGTCTGCAGGGCGCGGGCCATCCGCGCCGCCTCGGGCGGCTCCGCCAGAGGCGCACCCAGCGATAGCCAGAAGAGCGGTCGCGAGAATGAACAGGGAGGAACGAAGTCGCATCGCCAGAGGCAAAGAGAGAGACCCCCGCCCGGTAAAGGGCGGTCGCGGCAGTTGCCGCTCGCCCGCACCGAGCGGGGGTCCCAGGTTCAACGGAAGCAGGGGGCGTGCCCCCCCACTCCTCACGGGTTACCGCACGACCGTCATCCGGCGCGTCTGCAC from Rubricoccus marinus includes the following:
- a CDS encoding glycoside hydrolase family 26 protein, with the translated sequence MRLRSSLFILATALLAIAGCASGGAARGGADGPRPADPDALPQTQALFANLLQISPDHVLFGHHDDLAYGTTWRGEPGRSDVKETAGSYPAVYGWDVSRLFRRNRLDQPDPERQAELRTWILDGHARGGVVELCWHMENPVARTNSWDTTRAVYAILPGGERHDLYRGALDELAAFLKTLTPEGSDEPVPVIFRPFHEHTGDWFWWGRAHSTVEEFTGLWRFTAEYLRDEKEVHNLLYAYSTDVFDSREEYLERYPGDNIIDILGFDDYHSVKTVASRDTFAMRLRTVGELATERGKLAALTETGVETVPDSMWWTNVLLPAIKTDAMTRRIAYALVWRNANPDGDRADHFYAPFPGHPSAPDFVRFYQDDFVLFEDELPDLYTLPGSTP
- a CDS encoding glycosyl hydrolase — protein: MLPRSFSRALAVLALAASLAACASTPPLAPEAEGPDLVDPNATAETRALYANLQRIAPDRVLFGHQDDLAYGVEWVNEPGRSDVKETAGDYPAVYGWELGDLELGNAANLDGVDFQNMQRWIREGHARGGVITLAWHMANPVSGGNTWDTTRAVYAALPGGEKHEEFRSWLDTFASFVDGLRDANGRPIPILFRPYHEHTGSWFWWGRDLSTVEEYTGLWRFTVEYLRDEKGLHNLLYVYSPDVFQTEAEYLERYPGDDYVDVLGSDDYQALRSDSTVADMTRRLGMVVRMADARGKLAVLSETGLEGVPDADWWTNRLLRAIESDPDARRIAYALVWRNANAEARAASGQSTTHYFGPHPAGADAEDFRRFASRDFVWLEGDLPDLYEQ
- a CDS encoding glycoside hydrolase family 3 N-terminal domain-containing protein, translated to MHRFAPLLMTLAVAAAQAQPADFTPSDRVESLLSQMTLAEKVGQMTQLTLTPLAVAPSQGSGRVEMDAAKLREAVVDRGIGSIINVHDDALPVEGWHALLREIQTVALEEGRLGIPVLYGIDNVHGANYVVGGTIFPHGVGMGATFDRDLAEQAGIVTASESAAAGLTWNFAPVMDVGRQPLWPRFYETFGEDPFLAGELGAATIRGLQASGEIAATMKHYLGYGGPISGKDRTPIEGSMRVVRERHLPPFAAAVEAGAMTVMINSGEIDGVPVHASQYWLTDVLRGELGFEGVAVTDWEDIIFLHTRHRVAPTMKDAVRMAVEAGIDISMTPYDYDFTDLLVELVEEGTIPESRVDESVRRILTLKEKLHLFDEPHPNPALAGDVGTDAHTEAARQAARQSITLLKNEGAILPLAPEAKVAVIGPAADDLTALHGGWSYTWQGTDDQFFPEGSPTLLDAIRTRAAGASYARGATWTDADDVEAAVAAAQEADVVVLALGETGYAEWVGDIEDLALPDAQLDLAQAVIATGTPVVLVLLEGRPRLINRIASGVQAVVMGYWPGSEGAEALAETLFGEVNPSGRLSMTYPDGPNGITAYDHKYPEALGVGFTRIPDGFVPQFEFGDGLSYTTFAASGLSTSEAEIGTDGEVDVEVTITNTGDRAGRHAVLLFSRQHFASLTPHVRRLRDFSDVDLEPGESETVRFTLTPEDLAFIGLDGRPVVEPGTFSVMIDDQEATFEVIGPVRFLADVPRR
- a CDS encoding sugar MFS transporter, which produces MSTTSPSQPQSAPEAPGATPAARYRTPFIVVTSLFFIWGFITVMVDALVPRLKAVFELSYFEAALVQFAFFAAYFIVSIPSGNLIARIGYKRGVVVGLLAMGAGCLLFVPAAGIRVYPLFLLAMFVLAGGITVLQVAANPYVAALGPARTASSRLNLAQAFNSLGTTIAPLVGAAFILGNTVLTSDEIGAMSPQAKAAYFAAEAGTVQTPFIVLAVILAAIAVGFALFKLPTILEGDGHIAGSYRAARASGALMWGALGIFVYVGAEVAIGSYLVNYFLELDVAALVRESPGLAGIAGFLSGGDFETFNVERLAGTFVALYWGGAMIGRFVGSALLQFVSPGRLLALFSGAAIALIALSVSSSGAVAMVAILAVGLCNSIQFATIFTLAIDGLGENTAQGSGILCTAIVGGAIIPPLYGLLADSAGVQPAFLLLTLCYGYIAAYGLWRARATPEAPIPEAHLVATTV
- a CDS encoding discoidin domain-containing protein is translated as MFRRILASFFLTLLAAGAAPAAAQSTIAFNDQDFWLSGGNVAWVDFSRDIGPGNTDLAQFETIFQELHASGGNAMRLWLHTTGDASPAYSATETGVITGPGEGTIEDLQAILDLAWENEIGLKLCLWSFDMLQSGRSATKLAQNRALLESAALTQTYIDNALVPMVDALEDHPAIIAWEIFNEPEGMTREFGWTPERVGMADVQRFVNQTVGAIHRAAPGVLVTNGSWSFRASSDRLSQEGQPDMNYYADARLVAAGGDPDGTLDFYSVHYYEWGGTALSPFHHPANYWGLDKPIVMAEFYLGGSNGGGDGNNDAVYGVPYGDLYTTLYDTGYAGALGWQWFNYPVSAEGVVNWPRILESTQTMFDLHPEDVDIDPGFRLLSFTASPEGIEARQTSTLEWSTSNATVTLDGSPVDASGVLAVSPEATTTYTLVATDVDDATNTETASVTVSVLEPSEVNRALNGPVTASTYETCCGVDRVPEGAVDGDPTTRWASAWNDGASGGTADEQLDDDPNDEWIAVDLGQAYDIARVVLSWEAAYGASYDIEVSYDGHLWRSVYEERSGDGGTDEITFATPASGRFVRMHGLDRVTISGQRYGFSLFEMEVYGLESALQPPEVAFANPGLQAIYVPGVNLTLTAEATDSDGTVASVQFVLDGEPLATDAAAPFTAAWSGAEAGEHVLTAIATDSDGLVVSTGDYPVLIAPAASFQRYEAEAAQASGDIATVSESSASGGSYAEMNGENGGTLVWTVDAVRAGPATVTVGYRLPFGEKTQYLVVDGDSTSVRFTGPDNQWLQRRVTLDLEAGANTIRMERFWGYMHVDYLGVELAAVVGTDDAPEASGAPRLGPAAPNPFSDATTLTYRLATPGAVRLDVLDVTGRRVATLADGPQDAGAHTVRFDASGLSSGVYLVRLQAGDAVQVRRVLLTR